A portion of the Oncorhynchus gorbuscha isolate QuinsamMale2020 ecotype Even-year linkage group LG07, OgorEven_v1.0, whole genome shotgun sequence genome contains these proteins:
- the LOC124039366 gene encoding transmembrane protein 100-like, with protein sequence MGCSSGRQAPGLHSDLDCGSSLPPESPHGGGDLVLPPESLSTLQCLAQATGGTEKSWYRCVFPFGVISLVIGVAGTAVTFMYNTPDLYQTKVVSMVLLVVGVVMLLMAAICWRDHRLKRRKKKEGGFFCSEQGNL encoded by the coding sequence ATGGGCTGCTCCTCAGGACGCCAGGCCCCAGGGCTTCACTCAGACCTGGACTGTGGCAGCAGCCTACCCCCGGAGTCGCCCCATGGAGGAGGAGACCTGGTCTTACCCCCAGAGTCACTCTCTACGCTGCAGTGTCTGGCCCAGGCCACGGGTGGTACGGAGAAGTCCTGGTACCGCTGTGTGTTTCCGTTCGGGGTGATCTCTTTGGTGATCGGGGTAGCGGGAACGGCAGTCACCTTCATGTATAACACGCCAGACCTGTACCAGACCAAGGTGGTGTCCatggtgctgctggtggtgggggtggtcaTGCTGCTGATGGCGGCCATCTGCTGGAGGGACCACAGGctgaagaggagaaagaagaaggagggaggtttCTTCTGCTCCGAACAGGGCAACTTGTGA